The Parafrankia discariae region GGACCGGGGGGTCGGCGTGACGGCCCGGTCGTGGGTGCCGGTGCCCGAGGGCTCGGACTTCCCACCGCAGAACCTGCCCTACGGCGCCTTCTCCGTCGACGGCGGAAGCCCCCGGATCGGCGTCGCCATCGGCGACCACGTACTCGACCTCGCCGCCGCCCTCGGCGACCCGGTGTTCGCCCGGCCCCGGCTCAACGAGTTCCTCAGCCGGGGCCGGCGCCACTGGACCGCCGTCCGCGCGCGGATCACCGATCTGCTGACCGACCCGGCGCAGAAACCGAACGTGCGACCGCGCCTGATCCCACGGGACGCGGTACGCCTGCACCTGCCGGTGGACGTGGCCGACTACGTCGACTTCTACGCCTCCGAACACCACGCGAGCAACGTCGGACGGATCCTGCGCCCCGGCGGCGATCCGCTGAACCCGAACTGGCGGCACCTGCCCGTCGGCTACCACGGCCGCTCCGGGACGGTCGTCGTCTCCGGAACCGACATCGTCCGCCCCCGCGGGCAGCGCCGGCCCGTCGACGGCCAGCCGCCGCCCTTCGGGCCGACGACCCGCCTCGACATCGAGGCGGAGGTCGGCTTCGTCGTCGGCACGCCGTCGGCGCTGGGCGACCGGGTCACCCCGGCGGCGTTCGCCGAGCACGTGTTCGGCGTGGTGCTGGTCAACGACTGGTCGGCCCGCGACATCCAGGCCTGGGAGTACGTGCCGCTCGGGCCGTTCCTCGGGAAGTCCTTCGCGACGTCGGTGTCCCCCTGGGTCGTCCCGCTCGACGCGCTGGCGGCCGCCCGGTTCCAGCCACCACCACGCGAACCCGAACCGCTGCCCCACCTGCGGGACGACGGCGCCTGGGGCCTGGACCTGCGGCTGGAGGTGAGCTGGAACGGCTCCGTCGTCAGCCGCCCGCCCTTCGCCGAGATGTACTGGACGCCCGCGCAGCAGCTGGCGCATCTCACCGCCGGCGGCGCCGCGCTGCGCACCGGCGACCTGTTC contains the following coding sequences:
- the fahA gene encoding fumarylacetoacetase gives rise to the protein MTARSWVPVPEGSDFPPQNLPYGAFSVDGGSPRIGVAIGDHVLDLAAALGDPVFARPRLNEFLSRGRRHWTAVRARITDLLTDPAQKPNVRPRLIPRDAVRLHLPVDVADYVDFYASEHHASNVGRILRPGGDPLNPNWRHLPVGYHGRSGTVVVSGTDIVRPRGQRRPVDGQPPPFGPTTRLDIEAEVGFVVGTPSALGDRVTPAAFAEHVFGVVLVNDWSARDIQAWEYVPLGPFLGKSFATSVSPWVVPLDALAAARFQPPPREPEPLPHLRDDGAWGLDLRLEVSWNGSVVSRPPFAEMYWTPAQQLAHLTAGGAALRTGDLFASGTVSGPRRDECGSFLELTWNGTEPLRLGDGTERTFLEDGDTVTIRATAPGADGVRLGFGEVTGTIRPAR